A region of Granulicella sibirica DNA encodes the following proteins:
- the rplF gene encoding 50S ribosomal protein L6 yields the protein MSRIGKKPIALPAGVKYTVTGNTALVEGPKGKVTALIPAGISLTTKDGQLLVERENDSQAAFHGLARALVFNAVTGVTTGWTKDIDIVGIGYRAELKGKNMVVFTLGYSHPIEFPLPTGIEVTIDPKQTHLVVAGIDRQRVGQVAADMRSLRKPDPYKNKGVRYTGEKLKKKVGKTGAK from the coding sequence ATGTCTCGTATTGGCAAGAAGCCCATCGCTCTGCCCGCCGGCGTCAAGTACACCGTGACCGGCAACACCGCCCTCGTCGAGGGACCCAAGGGTAAGGTGACCGCGCTCATTCCCGCCGGCATCTCCCTGACCACCAAGGACGGCCAGCTCCTCGTCGAGCGTGAGAACGACTCGCAGGCTGCCTTCCACGGCCTCGCCCGCGCTCTCGTGTTCAACGCCGTCACCGGCGTCACCACCGGCTGGACCAAGGACATCGACATCGTCGGCATCGGATACCGCGCCGAGCTCAAGGGCAAGAACATGGTTGTGTTCACCCTCGGCTATTCGCACCCGATCGAGTTCCCGCTGCCCACCGGCATCGAGGTCACGATCGATCCCAAGCAGACCCACCTCGTCGTTGCCGGCATCGACCGCCAGCGCGTAGGCCAGGTCGCCGCCGACATGCGCTCCCTCCGGAAGCCGGATCCCTACAAGAACAAGGGTGTCCGCTACACCGGCGAGAAGCTGAAGAAGAAGGTCGGCAAGACCGGAGCCAAGTAA
- a CDS encoding type Z 30S ribosomal protein S14 produces MATTAKRVKDARVPKFKSRQHNRCQLCGRPRAFLRKFGCCRLCFRSLALKGEIPGVVKSSW; encoded by the coding sequence ATGGCAACCACCGCAAAGCGCGTCAAAGACGCACGAGTCCCGAAGTTCAAGTCCCGCCAGCACAACCGCTGCCAGCTCTGCGGTCGCCCGCGCGCATTCCTCCGGAAGTTCGGCTGCTGCCGTCTCTGCTTCCGTTCGCTTGCGCTCAAGGGTGAGATCCCAGGCGTCGTCAAGTCGAGCTGGTAA
- the rplX gene encoding 50S ribosomal protein L24, with product MKIKRNDRVEVITGKDKGKQGRVLRVIADKNRVLVEGVMMMKKHVKPNPQANIKGGIAEKEATIHISNVMLLDADGNKTRVGSRLDGDKKVRFARSTGVTIVEKKR from the coding sequence ATTAAGATCAAGCGCAACGATCGCGTTGAAGTCATCACCGGTAAGGACAAGGGCAAGCAGGGCCGTGTTCTTCGCGTCATCGCCGACAAGAACCGCGTTCTCGTCGAGGGTGTCATGATGATGAAGAAGCACGTCAAGCCCAACCCCCAGGCCAACATCAAGGGCGGCATTGCCGAGAAGGAAGCGACGATTCATATCTCGAACGTCATGCTCCTCGATGCGGACGGCAACAAGACCCGCGTTGGCTCGCGTCTTGATGGCGACAAGAAGGTTCGGTTCGCCCGCTCGACCGGCGTGACCATCGTTGAGAAGAAGCGCTAA
- the rplE gene encoding 50S ribosomal protein L5 gives MAARLREKYNTEIRSAVAKELDIKNAMAIPKLEKIVINMGLGEATQNVKIMDPLVADLGAITGQKPVTTKAKKSIAAFKVREGMPIGAMVTLRGDNMYEFLDRLISIALPRVRDFRGVSSKSFDGRGNYTLGLRDQLIFAEIDYAKVDKLKGMNVTFVTTAKDDNGARALLKAFGMPFRVGA, from the coding sequence ATGGCAGCTCGTCTGAGAGAGAAGTACAACACGGAGATTCGCTCCGCTGTCGCCAAGGAACTCGACATCAAGAACGCGATGGCGATCCCGAAGCTCGAGAAGATCGTCATCAACATGGGTCTTGGCGAAGCCACCCAGAACGTGAAGATCATGGATCCGCTCGTCGCCGACCTCGGCGCGATCACCGGCCAGAAGCCCGTCACCACCAAGGCGAAGAAGTCCATCGCGGCCTTCAAGGTGCGCGAAGGCATGCCGATCGGCGCGATGGTCACCCTGCGCGGCGACAACATGTACGAGTTCCTGGATCGCCTGATCTCGATCGCTCTTCCCCGCGTCCGCGACTTCCGCGGCGTCTCCTCGAAGAGCTTCGATGGCCGTGGTAACTACACCCTCGGTCTTCGCGACCAGCTCATCTTCGCCGAGATCGATTACGCGAAGGTCGACAAGCTCAAGGGCATGAACGTCACCTTCGTCACGACGGCCAAGGACGACAACGGAGCCCGCGCCCTTCTCAAGGCCTTCGGCATGCCGTTCCGCGTCGGCGCATAA
- the rpsH gene encoding 30S ribosomal protein S8 translates to MNLTDPVADFLTRIRNSIRARHQKLDVPASRLKAEIARILKEEGYIANYKPTEENGLKVIRVYLKYGPNNEAVIRDLKRISRPGCRVYLGRDEIRRVQGGLGISIMTTPKGVMTGRQARREGVGGEILAEVW, encoded by the coding sequence ATGAACCTCACCGATCCAGTAGCAGACTTCCTGACCCGCATCCGTAACTCCATCCGCGCCCGCCACCAGAAGCTTGACGTCCCCGCCTCCAGGCTCAAGGCTGAGATCGCCCGTATCCTCAAGGAAGAGGGTTACATCGCGAACTACAAGCCGACCGAAGAGAATGGCCTCAAGGTCATCCGCGTCTACCTCAAGTACGGCCCCAACAACGAAGCCGTCATCCGCGACCTCAAGCGCATCTCCCGTCCCGGCTGCCGCGTGTACCTCGGCCGCGATGAGATCCGCCGCGTCCAGGGTGGCCTCGGCATCTCGATCATGACTACCCCCAAGGGTGTGATGACCGGCCGCCAGGCTCGCCGCGAAGGCGTTGGCGGAGAGATCCTCGCCGAAGTCTGGTAA